In Papaver somniferum cultivar HN1 chromosome 1, ASM357369v1, whole genome shotgun sequence, a genomic segment contains:
- the LOC113281082 gene encoding F-box/LRR-repeat protein At3g59190-like, with product MSHMRKFYLKCDESSNGFRINSWISAVISRKVEELILILEADEPDEIPPSLFTCGSLVSLELQLPNLYLRLPNCISFPRLKVLRLFGINFGDDLLTEQLFSSCPILEDLIMRDCTWLYMENLCISAPALKRLEIDNSFLKDVDYEDGLEDCMVKIHAPSLVSLVYKGSVAREYDLSSFPLLVDADINFVSETLTETWDAKISYSAGVRVNEFLRGLTNVNCLKVSGQAIKGLSFADDLLKDLAPFCNLIQLDVTGVLETSADTGICALLQLAPRLESLIFREGLPMDRAMKMKVGR from the exons ATGTCACATATGCGAAAGTTTTATCTAAAGTGTGATGAAAGCTCTAATGGGTTTCGGATTAATTCGTGGATCTCTGCTGTAATAAGCCGGAAAGTTGAAGAGCTTATTCTCATCTTAGAGGCAGACGAACCAGATGAGATTCCTCCTTCCCTTTTTACCTGTGGATCGCTGGTTTCCTTGGAGCTACAATTACCCAACCTTTATCTCCGTCTTCCTAATTGTATCTCTTTTCCTAGACTCAAGGTTCTTCGACTGTTTGGCATCAACTTTGGAGATGACTTATTGACTGAGCAACTTTTTTCTAGTTGCCCCATCCTCGAAGATTTGATTATGAGGGATTGCACTTGGCTGTATATGGAGAATTTGTGTATTTCTGCTCCTGCATTGAAACGCTTGGAGATTGATAATTCCTTTTTGAAAGATGTTGATTATGAGGATGGCTTAGAGGACTGCATGGTCAAAATTCATGCACCAAGTCTAGTGTCTCTCGTGTACAAGGGTAGTGTTGCAAGGGAATACGATTTATCTAGCTTTCCATTACTAGTTGATGCAGATATCAACTTCGTATCCGAAACTTTGACTGAAACGTGGGATGCAAAGATAAGTTACAGTGCAGGTGTAAGGGTAAATGAGTTTCTTAGGGGCCTCACCAATGTAAATTGTCTAAAAGTTTCTGGTCAAGCCATAAAG GGTCTCTCCTTTGCGGATGATCTCTTAAAAGATCTGGCACCATTTTGTAATTTGATCCAGTTGGATGTGACTGGGGTTCTTGAAACTTCAGCCGATACAGGGATTTGTGCGTTGCTACAATTGGCACCAAGACTTGAGTCACTCATATTTCGCGAG GGTTTACCAATGGACCGAGCAATGAAGATGAAGGTTGGACGCTAA